One Glycine soja cultivar W05 chromosome 7, ASM419377v2, whole genome shotgun sequence genomic window, AAACTCCTGCTATGCACACCAACAAAGTCCAGTACAGGTTGTAGATAGTTAAGTTCTTTAGGCATGTTGACAGGATTTTGATTCCCTTAGTCATGTATATGGAGAAAACTTTATTGAGAGAGACAAAACCCACTTCGATGATTTCTACGCCTCAAGGGTTAGTTTCGATGATTTCTACGCCTCAAGGGTTAGTCTCATAATTTTCGGCTATGGGATAAATTGCTTCCGGCAAAAATAAAACCTCCTGCTGTACACTGAGTATTCTTAATAATGTAACATGGATTTATTAACACAGTCCCATAAAAAGAAAGTAGCAagacaagaaaataaatgtGCATGGAGCTTTTGCCATTGTGTTTTGCTACTTGCTAGCACTCCTCTTTTTCTCAATTATCTGTATACTTTAAGCaagcattaaaaaaacattatgctAAACAAAAAGAATGGTCAATTGACTCAATTCAGATACAGATTAGCATAAACCACAAAATTCAATGGCAATATGGattcatttttcttaatatttccAAAAAGTTGGAGAGCGTTCAATTGAATCTTAAAGAGGAGAGTCCGTAAGTAGAGACATTTATAGTGGGATTATTAAATGGATTAATCcttaataaaatgttttagCTGTTAAATATCTTGGTGGTCTATATGAATCCCTTAGCAGCAGCATCaattcaaaactattttttgttgCTGAAATTTCCTTTTAGACATGGACCTTGGTTGGTGTAAGAAAAGACAAGAGGACAAAGAAGGGTTCAAGTTCAGTAGTAACAATATGAAGCCTAATCAATTCATAGTTTCTTTTGACCTAAGCTATACACTAGGCAGGCATTAAGAAGAAGTCAAGCTAGCCCTAAGCTTTGATATTATTTACAAACACAGAGGAAGCTTTGATAAAATTGGAAGGTGGAGAAGTTTATTCGTGGAATATACCTTATGGTTATAATACATCTGCACTTCTACTTTATCAGGTTCCTAGTTACAATGATTGATTCAATTTTGGTTTACCTCAAATCAGATGCCACTCCTCTctatactattattattattattattatttttaataaatgggGTATATGACTTAGTTCAGGGAAGGAATGATAAGCTAACAGAGCTAGTAAATTAGCTTGGTTGAACCACAAAATCTGGGTCAATATAATTGACAGACCGAACTCTATGTGGGCGTACACTGTCTGTAGATCAAGGGTTCAAAACCTACTGaaaacatattattattatggagATAGTTTATGATCTTATCCTAAAAATGGTTAAAATTCAATCATGAGATTAAACAATCCCAAAAAGGACTGTGCTACTAGAACTAAAGCTTTTGGACAGCTTGCCAACTTACCAAAACATGTAATTCATTAACTTGAACACTCCATGAAAACAATGtaacttattataaattaactgctgttggcaaaaaaaatatactatattaTCTTATTATGCTAGTCTTCAACTTTTAAATTCTTGTCTAAGCCTAATCAACCCAGAATGTGATTTATTAttgataaaacaataatatagtCGGGTCTTGACAGTTGTAATCATATTGTCACAGAAAATTAATACGCTTGTCTTATTGATAAAACAAAGTTCAATTATGACAAAGAAAGTGGTATAGCATGTAAGTCTTGATTCTACGTGATATGGAGCATTCATATATTGAGTGTGGTACATTCAGCTGTTGGTGCCATTACTGTCTTACGGTCTATAAATAATGATTCCATGAATTATTTTTCACTGTACAACTATATGGCGTTGACCGTTAAATAAGCATTGTGCTATAATTAAATACCTGGCTTTTAGTTAAGCTTTTAGATATGAGTGAGAATATATAACAATTGACATAAGTGATAATAGATGATGTTATTTAACTAAGAAATCCAAgattttaaatcttaattaattcttGAATAGGAaataaatcatgttaaaaaaaatatttatctttcttttatatGTTGACGGTCCCGACTAAGATACAAGTGAGAATATAAAGATATTGCGATCCTTGTGGATACAAATATCAAGACTTACGAAGGCACCGACAGAAGCCAGAAACATTTTCTAAATGTTTGACAGGAAGTAACAATGGTTGACATGCTGCTATTGGACTCACATGTGGGTTAATTAACATTCGAATAAAAAAGCACAGCACTTGAACAtgtgaatgaaagaaatcatcCTTGTCAGAATATTGCAAATTTGCAAAATGAAAACCGGTGGGAGGTGTTTGTTGAGTTTAGCTAACTAGTTTTTGTCTTCTCCCTCTAATCATTTTATCATTGGCTTTACGCCTTTTTAATGGAAGGAGGgggatcaaattttataaacagAAAGAACAATGTAAGATATGGAAAGTGCAGTGTATATATAATTCACTCTAACATTTGTCAAGTAATGGCACTCAGggttagaggtgtttttttggACCAAATAAGATGAGTTCATTTGTGTTCTTATTTGATCTGCAATTAATTAGAGGATTTATTTAAGCTCATGCCTAATTTAATTAAGACTGATAATATATGAGATAAGATTCAACACATTCAATTTGTTGATATAATATGTCAATCTTAACATATTATAAAGTATGCaactataattaatattttatagcaTATCCATTAAAcacaatgttaaaaaaattgtcattcaAATTATGCCACCatataaatacttttattctatgaaataataaaaaatgaaatatacttttgaattcttttaaaaccatatattttttttcaacattaTTACTCGGAATATGTAaatcaagtaaaattaaataattttagtttttgtttgaaaatatagataatgagataaaaattttaaaaataagtgtgAATAATCATATTGAATTATCAATAACTTTACCCATATATTGACCTATGtttacaacaaaaaattaaataatgctAGATTGGGCCAATCCTTGATCAAGACTTTCGTTGGGCTTAGGCTCAATGTTTGGGTCAAAATATTCTCCAGCCCAATGGAGACAAATagggtttttatttatttgtgaaaacAGATATGCAGAGAGGAGAGGGAGACGGTAGCAGATAAGCCTAAACACGAAACTCGCAAATTCCCTCAACACTGGAGTCGCTGGAAAATTCATTCTGGGACTCAGGTTACGTTTCTCCCTTCCTCAATATTCCATTTTTCTCATTCTAAGAAGGCACTGCATAATCTCAGTCATTATCTCACAATGCGATTCGGATCCTTAAATCGTTGCTTGGTTTGAACCAAACGATAAGCAGTGATATGATTATGATGTtgtgtatttttaattatttatttgttatctgTTTCCGTCATATCTTTCAACTGTTAACCGTTAATTTAAATTCCCGTggtttttcttcttgttcttattGTTACTGCTATTTACTGTGTTGTTCAATCAGCTGAGCTGACCAAGCATGATTCAAAATGGTTGCATTGTATCCCAAGGGTGTGCCCCTCTGAATTCTAGGTCACGCAACCATGGCATACCTAGTACCTCTGCCTTTCGTTGCGCTTCTCTAATGCCTCCCAAGGTTGCCGTCTCTAACATCCGGAGCTTTTGGGGACATAATCTGGAATGTAAACCCTTGTTGCCAAGAGGTATATGACATGCTTTACTTATCCATTGATTCTTTCACTTTTTCATTGATTAATGTTTTGAATTATTGATGTTATGACTTATGAGCATGGTTGATGCTGCCATAATTGTGGTGAGTCAAAAAACTGTAGGACTGCAATTTAAAAGTATGAGTTCAAAATCTATTTACTTATATTGTCGATCAATCAGAAATCGTATTAGAGATGATTTTCATTATTCTAAAAGTCAACAAAAACTTGTCCTAAAATTATTTACTCGGCCTCAATGGCCTTGGTGTATCATTATAAAATGTGGTACTTTTAAATAGCACCTGATTGGGGGTATGATTATAATATAGAGATTTGTTTGTCGGGTTTtactttagtcaacccaatcTTTGCGATAAGTGtcctagattttttttctttttctaattgaATTATTCGTACAATCTTTGTGGTAGGAATGACATTGTCAAACACGTTTGCTGTATCAAGCCTGCGTGTAAGGGAGGGTCAAAATCTTCTCTTTCGTGCTCTCCCTCTTTTACCCCGGTTGCGCAAGTCTAATATGGCCCCTCGGGCATCAAAGGATGTCCCAACTAGCTTCCGTTATCCTCCAATGACCAAGAAACCGCAATGGTGGTGGAGATCATTAGCATGCCTCCCTTACCTCATGCCTCTCCATGAGACATGGATGTATGCCGAGACAGCATACAATCTTCACCCATTTTTGGAATGCTTTGAATTCTATACTTACCCTTTTCTTATGGCCATTGGAAGCCTTCCTAGCTGGTTTCTCATGGCATACTTCTTTGTTGCATATCTTGGAATTGTGAGGAGAAAAGAGTGGCCTCATTTCTTCAGATTTCATGTTGTGATGGGAATGTTATTGGAGATTGCCCTGCAGGTTATAGGGACTGTGAGCCGCTGGATGCCGCTATCACTCTACTGGGGTAAACTGGGAATGCATTTTTGGACTGCTGTATCATTTGGTTATCTATTTACCGTCTTGGAGTCCATAAGGTGTGCTCTTGCCGGTATGTATGCTGACATTCCTTTCATCTGTGACGCAGCATATATCCAGATACCATATGATTAACAGGGCAGATGTAAGGAAGTTTAAGTTTACATTATGTATCACTTTTCGTTGTATCAGAATTTTTCTTGAGCAGAATTGAAGGATTACTAGTCTGTTAGTGATTAtgccccaaaaaaaaaaaagtgtttgagATTTCTCTTGCGtacattttgtttatatgaattGACTTTATCTGTAGTCTCAGGGTTCCTATATCTCTCTGTTTCCCTCCCGTTTGACATTCCCAACTGTCGATTTCTATTACAAATGCACTTTACCATGGACTTTATGTACAGATGGCTATTTTAAGCTTACCTATGAACTTGTTTAGTTTAATCCACAAAATTACTGTGAAATCTGAGATTGATAGGACTTTATCAATTAATAGTTTAGTTTGACATGATCTACTTTGGGGACAGAATAGAGATTATCTACTCTTGGTGTGATTCAAGATTTCAAGTTTTGTTCGGCCTCTTAGTAATCATCTTACCTGCTTTATATTTTCGGAAGATTGTGGATGGGAGTGGGCAATTTGTGCACACTCATCTTTTGGAATAACACCGTGCCTTATGCCTCATGTAGACCATCTGTTTTGCTGACATACTGCATTATCAATTTCTATAAGCTTAATTAGTTTCGTTATAATGAGATGGCCAACATTAGGAAGACTTGGATACAATACAAGGGCATTCCTAGATAATTGCAATCTAAAGCAAGAAGATAAAGATGAATTAAGGATAGTCTACTTTAGTCATTGTCACAAGGACACGATAGATGAAACAATAAAGGAAAAAGATGTTAATACTACCTGCATTTATGTCTAGGTTAACTATATTTAAAGGCAAATGCTAAAAAaagtaaagtaaaaatatttttttattgagacaaaaaagtatattatttataattttttttatattttcataatattttttttataattttttaaggataaatagttatttttgtccCTTAATGTGTAATTCGCTGATAAATAcgtccctgaaagatgaaaatagtgtaaaaagtgtgacaaatatgTTCTGTCGTTAATTTTTGTCGATCACATAGAGTcatatttgttataatttttttttttactttttgttttttcacttCGCTGAAAAAATACAtccttaaaagatgaaaatgtaaaatttaatcatcatataaaaaatacgaTAAATATATCCAAACGGTAATAATGAATCCATGCTACAAAAATGTCATAAAGGAACCGGTCCAGCTCAATTGCCCTACACTGTGCTTCTTCCAACTAGTGAAACAGGTTGACTTTTAGAGGAGTTCCCAACAGCATCTCTATCTAAATGAGTGTGGCTCTCTAGTATTTTACTTTTACCTTAGAATAACAGACGCAAGATTATGTGTATTTTAGGGTGATGTTTAGtaattgtgtgtttgtttgAGTAATATTGTATTTAGGGTAAGATTTAGTAATATGAGTGATGTTCAGACTGCTAATAAATAAGCTCCTTAGCAAATTACTTGTTATGGCAGTTGACAGGGAATTGTTTCTTTTCCCTTCTGCTTTAAGTTCTATTCTTCTATATTTGAGCATTGTAATCTTTGCACTGTGTTGTTGACTTGTTGATGTCAAAATTTGATTGATCAATTcgattaatatttgaaaaaatgctACATGCtgtgaaaatatttatattatcacCTTGTCACAGGTTTAACGTATGTGattgataacattttttttttacaataacaaagcatggattgaattttttaaaattcaaacacTTATTTAAACagtgtatatttaaaatttatgccCACAccgttattttaaatttgatttagaTTTTTGAAACTGATTTAAATTGGTTTAAAACCAGtttatgatttaaaaatattatatctcgctcatttttaatattttttctatcataTTAAGCTGAGAAAATTCTTAACCGTAATAATCCGTGATGTGAGGAGTCCGATTCCTGTTCAGTTACTCGAGAAGTCCAATAGGAAAAAGGAAGACTCATGTGATCTATGGGATCCACCAAAGATATTTTTCCATGATGTTAGATAAGACATATGCAGGTGACCTTTAGGTTTAGGTTATGACGTGTGCAGAGTTACAAAATGATgaattgttgttttgcttgtGAGATAAAGGGGTTTATTGTAACTTAAGACTACAAGTATGTGtgcaaattcaattttattcttttctctcACTTACAAGTACTTTCATCCTTACTTTAtctaatatttaatgaaatttactAATGTAGTGAATTAGGTATAACAAGgcattgaataaataattaaatatggtgtaccaaccaaaaaaaacataatattt contains:
- the LOC114417912 gene encoding protein TIC 20, chloroplastic-like, which gives rise to MIQNGCIVSQGCAPLNSRSRNHGIPSTSAFRCASLMPPKVAVSNIRSFWGHNLECKPLLPRGMTLSNTFAVSSLRVREGQNLLFRALPLLPRLRKSNMAPRASKDVPTSFRYPPMTKKPQWWWRSLACLPYLMPLHETWMYAETAYNLHPFLECFEFYTYPFLMAIGSLPSWFLMAYFFVAYLGIVRRKEWPHFFRFHVVMGMLLEIALQVIGTVSRWMPLSLYWGKLGMHFWTAVSFGYLFTVLESIRCALAGMYADIPFICDAAYIQIPYD